The genomic DNA CAGGGCGCGGCGCTGATGGCGGCGAAATCCACTTCGCCGCGCAGCATTGCCACCCCGTAACCCGCCAGCACGCCGATGAGGATGGAAAGCCTGCCGATGAAGCCGCGGAACAGGACGGTTGCCAGAAGGATCACCGCTACGGTCACCGCTGCCGTGACGGCGCCCTGCTCAAAGTTTGTCCGGGCGGAACCGGCCAGGTTCAGGCCGATCAGCGCCACAATGGTGCCGGTGACCACGGGCGGCATCAGGACCTGGATCCAGCGGGTGCCGGCCAGCTGCGCGGCGAGGCCGATCAGGAACAGGGCAAAGCCGGCCATGATGATGCCGCCCAGCGCGCCGCCCGGTCCGTGCTGGTTGGTCGCGGCCGTGATCGGGGCGATGAAGGCGAAGGAGGAACCCAGGTAGCTGGGAACTTTGCCGGCGGTGATGATCAGGAACAGGATGGTGCCGATACCGGAGAACAGCAGCGTGGTGGCCGGCGGGAAACCGGTCAGCAGGGGCACCAGGAACGTGGCGCCGAACATGGCAACCACATGCTGGGAGCCGATGCCAATGGTCCGTGGCCAGCTTAGGCGTTCCTCGGGAGCTACATAGGAACCCGGTTTGATGGTTTTGCCGTCTCCGTGGAGTGTCCAGGCTGTACCGAATCTGGTCATGGTGGTGCCTTCCGAAGACAGGGGGTTTTAATCAAGATTCTAACTCTCCCCGATTGCGGGGATGTTACGT from Arthrobacter zhangbolii includes the following:
- a CDS encoding uracil-xanthine permease family protein, with the protein product MTRFGTAWTLHGDGKTIKPGSYVAPEERLSWPRTIGIGSQHVVAMFGATFLVPLLTGFPPATTLLFSGIGTILFLIITAGKVPSYLGSSFAFIAPITAATNQHGPGGALGGIIMAGFALFLIGLAAQLAGTRWIQVLMPPVVTGTIVALIGLNLAGSARTNFEQGAVTAAVTVAVILLATVLFRGFIGRLSILIGVLAGYGVAMLRGEVDFAAISAAPWFGLPEFHSPTFHFNVIGLFVPVVLVLVAENIGHVKSVAAMTGRDLDPYAGRALMADGLATMLAGSGGGSATTTYAENIGVMAASRVYSTAAYWVAGIVAVLLSLFPKFGALIATVPPGVLGGAGVVLYGMIGILGVRIWVDNRVNFSNPINLSAAGLGLIVAIADFTWVIGDLTFGGIALGTGAALIAYHGMQAIARWRGTDPDEPSEDAGATPSRLG